The DNA segment GAGCTGCTTCGTCTCGTGCAGCTTGGCGATCGCGTCCTTGTCGCCGTCCAGCTCGACCTTGGCGGCGCCCTGGCGGCCGTAGGAGAACAGCAGCAGTTCCGAGGGCTCGCCGGTCACCGTGACGACCGGGGTGCCGCGGTGGGCGACCGCCGTCTGGCCGTCGGGGCGGCGCAGCACCAGGCCTGTGGGGGCGGTACGGCCCATCAGGCGGGCGGAGCGCTCCAGGCGGGACCAGAGGGCGTCCTGGAAGACCGGGTCGAGCTCGCGCGGCGTCCAGTCCGGCCGGGCGCGGCGGACGTCCTCCGTGTGGACGTAGAACTCGAGCGTGTTGGACGCCTCGTCGATCTGCTTGAGCTGGAACGGCGAGAAGCGCGGCGGGCCGGTGCGGATGAGCTGGATCAGCTCCTCGTACGGCTTGGCCGCGAACTCCGCCATCGCCTTGTCCAGGCGCGGCGCGAGCTGCTTGATCAGAATGCCGGCGGCAGCGTCGGGGCGGCGCTCGCGCACCACCACGTGCGCGGCCAGATCACGGGTCGTCCAGCCCTCGCAGAGGGTGGGGGCCTCGGGGCCCTCGGCCTCCAAGAGGTCGGCCAGGAGAAGTCGTTCACGCTTGGCGAAAGTCGACATGGAGTCAGCCTACGGCCGCGTACCGGGTCCGCCCAGTGGACAGCAGGCCGTCACTGTCAGTTGCGCGCGGCACAATGGCATGCATGACCACCAGCACGCCCCGTCAGCCCAGTCCGCTGGACCCCGAGATCGCCGCGCGCCTCAAGCACAGCGCGGACGGGCTCCTGCCCGCCATCGCCCAGCAGTACGACACCGGGGAGGTGCTCATGCTCGGCTGGATGGACGACGAGGCGCTGCATCGCACGCTCACCACCGGCCGCTGCACCTACTGGTCGCGCAGCCGCCAGGAGTACTGGGTCAAGGGCGACACCTCCGGCCACTTCCAGTGGGTGAAGTCCGTGGCCCTGGACTGCGACGCCGACACCGTGCTCGTCAAGGTCGACCAGGTGGGCGCGGCCTGCCACACGGGCGCGCGTACCTGCTTCGACGAGGACGTGCTGCTCAAGGACGGCGCCGCCGGCGCTCCCGGCAGCGATTCCGGCGCACCGGCCACGGATCAGTAGGGTCAGCCGCCATGGACCTCGAGACGTTCCGCAAGCTGGCCACCGACCGCCGCGTCATTCCGGTCACCCGCAAGCTCCTCGCCGACGGCGACACCCCGGTCGCGCTCTACCGCAAGCTCGCCGCCGAGCGCCCCGGCACCTTCCTGCTGGAGTCCGCGGAGAACGGCCGGTCCTGGTCCCGCTACTCGTTCGTGGGCGTCCGCTCCGCGGCCACGCTCACCGCGCGCGACGGACAGGCCCACTGGCTCGGCGCCGCGCCCGTCGGCGTCCCCGTCGAGGGCGACCCGCTCGCCGCCCTGCGCGCCACCATCGAGGCCCTGCACACCCCGCGCGACCTCGCCCACGACCTGAACCTGCCGCCGTTCACCGGCGGCATGGTCGGCTACCTCGGCTACGACATCGTGCGCCGCCTGGAGAAGATCGGCCCCGGCGAGCGCGACGACCTGGGGCTGCCCGAGCTGACCATGCTGCTGACCAGTGACCTCGCCGTCATGGACCACTGGGAGGGCTCCGTCCTGCTGATCGCCAACGCGATCAACCACAACGACCTCGACACGGGCGTCGACGAGGCCTACGCGGACGCGATCGCCCGCCTCGACGCGATGCAGGCCGACCTCTCGCGCGCGGTCGCCCAGCCCCCGGCGGTGCTGCCGCCCTCGGAGCTCCCCGAGTACACGGCCCTGTGGGGCGGTGAGGACTTCCAGGAGGCCGTCGAGGACATCAAGGAGCGCATCCGGGCCGGCGAGGCCTTCCAGGTGGTCCCCTCCCAGCGCTTCGAAACGCCGTGCACGGCAAGCGCGTTGGACGTCTACCGCGTCCTCAGGGCGACCAACCCGTCGCCGTACATGTACCTGTTCCGGTTCGACGGTTTCGATGTCGTCGGCTCGTCCCCCGAGGCCCTGGTGAAGGTCGAGGACGGGCAGGCCATGGTCCACCCCATCGCCGGCACCCGGTGGCGCGGGGCGACCCCGCAGGAGGACCAGGCCCTCGCCGACGAACTGCTCGCCGACCCCAAGGAGCGCGCCGAGCACCTCATGCTGGTCGACCTGGGCCGCAACGACCTGGGGCGGGTCTGCGAGCCGGGTTCGGTCGAGGTCGTCGACTTCATGTCCATCGAGCGCTACTCCCACGTGATGCACATCGTCTCGACGGTGACGGGCCGCGTCGCGCCCGGCCGCACCGCCTTCGACGTCCTGACGGCCTGCTTCCCGGCCGGCACCCTCTCCGGCGCCCCCAAGCCCCGCGCGATGCAGATCATCGACGAACTGGAGCCGTCCAGAAGGGGGCTGTACGGCGGCTGCGTCGGCTACCTCGACTTCGCGGGCGACTCCGACACCGCCATCGCGATCCGTACGGCCCTGCTGCGGCAGGGCACCGCGTACGTCCAGGCGGGCGCGGGCATCGTCGCCGACTCCGACCCCGTCGCCGAGGACACCGAGTGCCGCAACAAGGCGGCCGCCGTACTGCGGGCCGTGCACACGGCGAACCGGCTCGAGTGACCCCTCAAGTGACCCCTCGCAGCCGCCGTCCGTGGACCCGGGTGGCGGCCATCACCTGAACCCCGGGTGTCTGATCGATCGGGGTTCGGGTGATAGTGGGGTACGTGACAGTCGTTCCTCCTCCCCGTTCCGATGCCCCGGCTTCCGCCCGGGCCGGCCGCATGAGCCTCGCCGTCGCCCTGCTGTGCGGTGCGCTCGGCGCGGCCGTGGCACTGCTCTCCACCCGGCAGCTCTGGTCGGAGGGCACAGCGACGGTGCCCGGCGGCGCGTTCCCCCTGACCGCCAAGGGCAGCGACGTCACGGGCGTCCCCGCGGCCCTGGCCATAGTGGGGCTCGCCGCGCTCGTCGCCGTCTTCGCCGTCCGCCGGGCCGGCCGCTTCATGGTCGCCGGACTGCTCGCGCTCTCCGGCGCCGGCACCGTCGTCGCGGCCCTGCTCGGCGCCTCCGACAGCTCCGCGCTGGACGAGAAGGCCGCGCAGGCCTCCGGCGACACCTCGGCCACCGTCCAGGCGCTCACCCACACCGGCTGGCCGTACGTCGCGGCCGTCGGCGGCGCCCTGATCCTGCTCGCCGGACTGCTGGCCCTGCGCTACGGCCGGCTGTGGCCCGGCATGTCCGGCCGCTACGAGCGCTCCGGCGCACCCCGGCCGCGCGGCAGGAAGGCCCCGGCCGCCGACCCCGACCGGCCGGAAGAGCTGTGGAAGGCCCTCGACCGGGGCGAGGACCCGACCGGAGCCTGAGACCCGTCCGGGCGCGCCGTGACCCCCGATCACCGCACGCGCACGCGTGCGGGACAA comes from the Streptomyces sp. NBC_00443 genome and includes:
- a CDS encoding TIGR03085 family metal-binding protein, with translation MSTFAKRERLLLADLLEAEGPEAPTLCEGWTTRDLAAHVVVRERRPDAAAGILIKQLAPRLDKAMAEFAAKPYEELIQLIRTGPPRFSPFQLKQIDEASNTLEFYVHTEDVRRARPDWTPRELDPVFQDALWSRLERSARLMGRTAPTGLVLRRPDGQTAVAHRGTPVVTVTGEPSELLLFSYGRQGAAKVELDGDKDAIAKLHETKQLGI
- the hisI gene encoding phosphoribosyl-AMP cyclohydrolase, with the translated sequence MACMTTSTPRQPSPLDPEIAARLKHSADGLLPAIAQQYDTGEVLMLGWMDDEALHRTLTTGRCTYWSRSRQEYWVKGDTSGHFQWVKSVALDCDADTVLVKVDQVGAACHTGARTCFDEDVLLKDGAAGAPGSDSGAPATDQ
- a CDS encoding anthranilate synthase component I, producing MDLETFRKLATDRRVIPVTRKLLADGDTPVALYRKLAAERPGTFLLESAENGRSWSRYSFVGVRSAATLTARDGQAHWLGAAPVGVPVEGDPLAALRATIEALHTPRDLAHDLNLPPFTGGMVGYLGYDIVRRLEKIGPGERDDLGLPELTMLLTSDLAVMDHWEGSVLLIANAINHNDLDTGVDEAYADAIARLDAMQADLSRAVAQPPAVLPPSELPEYTALWGGEDFQEAVEDIKERIRAGEAFQVVPSQRFETPCTASALDVYRVLRATNPSPYMYLFRFDGFDVVGSSPEALVKVEDGQAMVHPIAGTRWRGATPQEDQALADELLADPKERAEHLMLVDLGRNDLGRVCEPGSVEVVDFMSIERYSHVMHIVSTVTGRVAPGRTAFDVLTACFPAGTLSGAPKPRAMQIIDELEPSRRGLYGGCVGYLDFAGDSDTAIAIRTALLRQGTAYVQAGAGIVADSDPVAEDTECRNKAAAVLRAVHTANRLE
- a CDS encoding TIGR02234 family membrane protein, translating into MGYVTVVPPPRSDAPASARAGRMSLAVALLCGALGAAVALLSTRQLWSEGTATVPGGAFPLTAKGSDVTGVPAALAIVGLAALVAVFAVRRAGRFMVAGLLALSGAGTVVAALLGASDSSALDEKAAQASGDTSATVQALTHTGWPYVAAVGGALILLAGLLALRYGRLWPGMSGRYERSGAPRPRGRKAPAADPDRPEELWKALDRGEDPTGA